From the genome of Bacteroidota bacterium:
CCTGACCAGTTTAACGGGACTGGAAGGTCTGACTTCCACCGGGGGTGGACTTGCGATTACCGACAACGACGCCCTGACCAACCTGTCGGGACTGGATAATTTGACTTCAATCGGAAATTACAATTACATCTGGATTGATAGCAACGACGCCCTGACCAGCCTGACGGGACTGAACAATTTGACTTCCATCGGGGGAGCCCTTTGGATTCATAGCAACGACGCCCTACCCAGCCTGGCAGGACTGGACAATTTGATTTCCATCGGGGGTTACCTTGGGATTAGAGAAAACGACGCCCTGACCAACTTGACTGGACTGGATAAATTGACTTCTTTAGGAGTTAGCCTTGATATTATCGACAACGACGCGCTGACCAGCCTGACGGGACTGAATAATTTGACTTCCATCGGATTTTTCCTCGGGATTTATTACAATGACGCGCTGACCAGTTTAACTGGGTTGGATAGTATTGATGCTGGTTCTATTACAGACTTATATGTTTTCGATAACTATTCTTTATCTACTTGTGAAGTGCAAAGCGTTTGTGATTACCTGGCAAGTCCAAACGGAACAATAGAAATCCACGATAATGCAGTGGGATGCAATAGTCAGGCAGAAGTGGAATCGGCCTGCGGAGTTGGATATAAAGAAAACAACACATTTGAAAATCAGTTATACATATACCCCAATCCATCATCCTCCCAAATCACTATAGAAACACCCACTACCCCATTCAAAAACACATTCCTAACCATCTATAACATAAATAATCAGCAACTCATAACACACCAAATAACAGAACCAACAACGGTAATTGATGTAAGCACAATAGAGCATGGAGTATATATCGTGAAGGTAACAGATGAAAGGACGGTGCAGGTGGGCAAACTGATTAAACAATAAAAATTCACAGAAACCATTTGCGGTTCATTTTAGGTGCATGGGGGGCGTTCACACTGGATATGCCTTCCAAATTGACTATCTGAAAACGGTGCAAACTGACCAGCTTGTTTTTCCCTTATTTGTCCAAATTAGGAAGAAGACATATAGTGATGAGGGATAGGTAAAATTATACATTCAATTGTGGTAAAAACAATCTTAGATTGAAAATTTTGGTGTTAATTGTCCCCAGTTTGTCCCCCATTCTTTCTAAATAGAATTTTATAAACTTATTATCAAACACTTACAAACTTACTTTACTTTTTGTATCGGGAAATGATTGCACGATTGAACGATGGCCGATATCCGATGGCCGAAAAAAATTGCACGATTGCCGATTGCCGATGGCCAATCGCGCGATGGCAAATTTAAATCGTTCAATCGGAAATCGCGTAATCGCGTAATCACTCAATCCCTGATTTTTATCTGCTCCGCTTCTTTCTCTTTCAAAAGCAATTGCAGCCATTCTTTTTCCTGCCACAAAGCGCAGCCGCCGGATGTTTCTGTCAGCTTATGATGGTTCTCACGGATTTTCGAG
Proteins encoded in this window:
- a CDS encoding T9SS type A sorting domain-containing protein, with amino-acid sequence MKKFYILFIALFALNIASSQPCLPEGITFSTQAEIDNFQINYPNCTEIEGDVTISDGVNITNLIGLSVLSSIGGNLTIYLNDALPSLTGLDNMTSISGDLHIGINYALTSLTGLDNLISIGGYLRINGNNSLTSLTGLDNLTSTGGDLYINSNWTLTSLMGLENLTSIGGYLEIYDNTTLTSLTGLEGLTSTGGGLAITDNDALTNLSGLDNLTSIGNYNYIWIDSNDALTSLTGLNNLTSIGGALWIHSNDALPSLAGLDNLISIGGYLGIRENDALTNLTGLDKLTSLGVSLDIIDNDALTSLTGLNNLTSIGFFLGIYYNDALTSLTGLDSIDAGSITDLYVFDNYSLSTCEVQSVCDYLASPNGTIEIHDNAVGCNSQAEVESACGVGYKENNTFENQLYIYPNPSSSQITIETPTTPFKNTFLTIYNINNQQLITHQITEPTTVIDVSTIEHGVYIVKVTDERTVQVGKLIKQ